The Thunnus thynnus chromosome 24, fThuThy2.1, whole genome shotgun sequence genome window below encodes:
- the LOC137177150 gene encoding fidgetin-like isoform X1 → MVSARTQPGLTSAPRSSAEPLPGIDETLTPHLKGRPVAKKTGLKMQWTPEHSQWAEQHFDISSTTRSPAHKAEAYRAVPGHLQRSATYQYAWANDDISALTASNLLKKYAEKYSGILEMPGSYSEGPGVPGVMNGRKGESEPWQDGVYPMSCIPEGVSVRKGGVAAASEVVSGMCSSPGLASSTLSEPSYSSSSCGSHTATALHSSSMPSQEYGPAYSGSYLHSSYSSQSAPTPALPSPLHSSGLLQPPPPPPSHPTLVPAYNGGSPNLSSYNYPPAGYPAQSSVGPGYSPGGAPPPSSYLPSGIAAPTPLPPSSTLPGYPYQSHNLTPIAPTPLNSSSSNSLKRKAFYMTGQGDIDPSYGNFGYSQARSSAESPMYRVADSSSANGGSNSVSGGGFDRSAEKSSLPFNPQKQSTMPSEQQQRKYSSQATGGPLTPPAYVSSTLGGSRSADSLASFTSPSLSEQGADDHRLHLSHSAPGPTSSSSSSSSRPAEEQLKTSDPHLLDMVTSEIVQQGPPVDWSDIAGLELAKATLKEEVLWPILRLDMFSSLGPAPRCVLLFGPRGSGRTLLGRCLASQLGAPFLQLSGSTLATKWLADGEKIIRASFLVARCRQPSVLFISEVDMLLSAHLSEESPINRLKGELLAQLDSLLMGSGEDGGNQVLVVCSTSRPQDMDEGLRRYFARRVLVPLPDSSARHQIVNQLLAQSQHKYCLSEEELALLVQRTEGFSGLDLARLCQEALVGLLHVSAQGMDMTGMMPRGQIRPLTYQDFESVFCKFQASISQKEIDTYTEWNKMFGCSQ, encoded by the coding sequence GCTTAAAGATGCAGTGGACCCCCGAGCACAGCCAGTGGGCCGAACAGCATTTCGACATCTCCTCCACCACGCGCTCACCAGCCCACAAGGCTGAGGCCTACAGGGCGGTACCTGGCCACCTGCAGCGCTCCGCCACCTACCAGTATGCCTGGGCCAATGATGACATCTCAGCCCTCACCGCCTCCAACCTGCTTAAGAAGTATGCCGAAAAGTATTCCGGCATTCTGGAGATGCCGGGCTCCTATTCTGAGGGCCCTGGGGTCCCAGGAGTAATGAACGGACGGAAAGGTGAATCGGAGCCCTGGCAGGATGGCGTCTATCCCATGAGCTGCATCCCCGAGGGGGTATCAGTCAGAAAGGGAGGGGTGGCGGCGGCTTCAGAGGTGGTGTCTGGCATGTGCAGCTCCCCGGGACTCGCCTCCAGCACCTTGAGCGAGCCCAGCtactccagcagcagctgtgggAGCCACACTGCCACCGccctccactcctcctccaTGCCCTCTCAGGAATACGGCCCGGCATACAGCGGCTCCTACCTGCACAGTAGTTACAGCTCCCAGTCTGCCCCCACCCCTGCACTTCCCTCCCCACTGCACAGCTCTGGGCTCCTGCAGCCACCCCCTCCACCGCCCTCCCACCCCACTTTAGTCCCAGCTTACAATGGAGGCTCCCCCAACTTGTCTAGTTATAATTACCCCCCAGCAGGCTACCCAGCTCAGAGCTCAGTCGGGCCAGGATACAGCCCTGGGGGAGCACCCCCTCCCTCTTCATACCTGCCCTCAGGCATCGCTGCACCTACACCCCTTCCCCCCTCTTCCACTTTACCTGGATACCCATACCAGAGCCACAACCTGACCCCAATCGCCCCTACACCTCTCAACAGTAGCTCCTCCAACTCACTGAAGAGGAAAGCCTTCTACATGACAGGCCAAGGAGACATAGACCCCTCTTATGGTAACTTTGGCTACAGCCAGGCTCGGAGCTCAGCTGAGAGCCCCATGTACAGGgtagcagacagcagcagcgCAAATGGAGGCTCCAACAGTGTCAGCGGCGGTGGATTTGACAGGAGTGCTGAAAAGTCGTCTTTACCTTTTAATCCTCAGAAGCAGTCCACAATGCcgtcagagcagcagcagaggaagtaCAGCAGCCAGGCAACAGGTGGGCCACTGACTCCACCAGCCTACGTCTCCTCCACCCTAGGGGGTTCCCGCTCAGCAGACTCACTTGCCAGCTTCACCTCCCCCTCCCTCAGTGAGCAAGGTGCTGATGATCACCGTCTCCACCTCTCCCACTCAGCGCCAGGGCCtacctcctcttcatcctcttcctcctcccggCCTGCTGAAGAGCAGCTAAAAACCAGTGACCCTCACCTCTTAGACATGGTTACCTCTGAAATCGTTCAGCAGGGCCCCCCAGTGGATTGGAGTGACATTGCAGGCCTAGAACTGGCCAAAGCAACCCTGAAGGAGGAGGTCCTGTGGCCCATCCTGCGCCTGGACATGTTCAGCAGTTTAGGACCCGCCCCACgctgtgtgttgctgtttggCCCCAGGGGCAGTGGCAGGACGTTGCTTGGTCGTTGCCTGGCCAGCCAGCTGGGGGCACCATTCCTCCAGCTCAGCGGCTCCACTTTGGCCACCAAGTGGCTGGCAGACGGAGAAAAAATTATCAGAGCATCTTTCCTGGTGGCTCGCTGCCGTCAGCCATCAGTACTCTTCATTAGTGAGGTGGACATGCTGCTGTCAGCTCACCTCAGTGAAGAGAGTCCCATCAACCGGCTCAAGGGGGAGCTACTCGCCCAGTTGGACTCGCTTCTAATGGGCTCGGGCGAGGACGGAGGCAACCAAGTGTTGGTGGTTTGCTCCACAAGCAGACCCCAGGACATGGACGAAGGGCTGCGCAGGTACTTTGCTCGGAGGGTCCTGGTGCCCCTGCCGGACAGTTCAGCCCGACACCAGATCGTGAACCAGCTCCTGGCCCAATCTCAGCACAAATACTGCTTGAGCGAGGAGGAGCTGGCGCTGCTGGTCCAGCGTACCGAGGGTTTCTCCGGACTGGACCTGGCCAGACTCTGCCAGGAGGCCCTTGTAGGTCTGTTACATGTCTCTGCACAGGGCATGGACATGACGGGTATGATGCCCAGGGGACAGATCAGGCCCCTCACTTACCAGGACTTTGAGAGTGTCTTTTGTAAATTCCAGGCCAGTATATCGCAGAAGGAGATTGACACGTACACTGAGTGGAACAAAATGTTCGGCTGCAGCCAGTGA
- the LOC137177150 gene encoding fidgetin-like isoform X2, whose product MISSSSVYGLKMQWTPEHSQWAEQHFDISSTTRSPAHKAEAYRAVPGHLQRSATYQYAWANDDISALTASNLLKKYAEKYSGILEMPGSYSEGPGVPGVMNGRKGESEPWQDGVYPMSCIPEGVSVRKGGVAAASEVVSGMCSSPGLASSTLSEPSYSSSSCGSHTATALHSSSMPSQEYGPAYSGSYLHSSYSSQSAPTPALPSPLHSSGLLQPPPPPPSHPTLVPAYNGGSPNLSSYNYPPAGYPAQSSVGPGYSPGGAPPPSSYLPSGIAAPTPLPPSSTLPGYPYQSHNLTPIAPTPLNSSSSNSLKRKAFYMTGQGDIDPSYGNFGYSQARSSAESPMYRVADSSSANGGSNSVSGGGFDRSAEKSSLPFNPQKQSTMPSEQQQRKYSSQATGGPLTPPAYVSSTLGGSRSADSLASFTSPSLSEQGADDHRLHLSHSAPGPTSSSSSSSSRPAEEQLKTSDPHLLDMVTSEIVQQGPPVDWSDIAGLELAKATLKEEVLWPILRLDMFSSLGPAPRCVLLFGPRGSGRTLLGRCLASQLGAPFLQLSGSTLATKWLADGEKIIRASFLVARCRQPSVLFISEVDMLLSAHLSEESPINRLKGELLAQLDSLLMGSGEDGGNQVLVVCSTSRPQDMDEGLRRYFARRVLVPLPDSSARHQIVNQLLAQSQHKYCLSEEELALLVQRTEGFSGLDLARLCQEALVGLLHVSAQGMDMTGMMPRGQIRPLTYQDFESVFCKFQASISQKEIDTYTEWNKMFGCSQ is encoded by the coding sequence GCTTAAAGATGCAGTGGACCCCCGAGCACAGCCAGTGGGCCGAACAGCATTTCGACATCTCCTCCACCACGCGCTCACCAGCCCACAAGGCTGAGGCCTACAGGGCGGTACCTGGCCACCTGCAGCGCTCCGCCACCTACCAGTATGCCTGGGCCAATGATGACATCTCAGCCCTCACCGCCTCCAACCTGCTTAAGAAGTATGCCGAAAAGTATTCCGGCATTCTGGAGATGCCGGGCTCCTATTCTGAGGGCCCTGGGGTCCCAGGAGTAATGAACGGACGGAAAGGTGAATCGGAGCCCTGGCAGGATGGCGTCTATCCCATGAGCTGCATCCCCGAGGGGGTATCAGTCAGAAAGGGAGGGGTGGCGGCGGCTTCAGAGGTGGTGTCTGGCATGTGCAGCTCCCCGGGACTCGCCTCCAGCACCTTGAGCGAGCCCAGCtactccagcagcagctgtgggAGCCACACTGCCACCGccctccactcctcctccaTGCCCTCTCAGGAATACGGCCCGGCATACAGCGGCTCCTACCTGCACAGTAGTTACAGCTCCCAGTCTGCCCCCACCCCTGCACTTCCCTCCCCACTGCACAGCTCTGGGCTCCTGCAGCCACCCCCTCCACCGCCCTCCCACCCCACTTTAGTCCCAGCTTACAATGGAGGCTCCCCCAACTTGTCTAGTTATAATTACCCCCCAGCAGGCTACCCAGCTCAGAGCTCAGTCGGGCCAGGATACAGCCCTGGGGGAGCACCCCCTCCCTCTTCATACCTGCCCTCAGGCATCGCTGCACCTACACCCCTTCCCCCCTCTTCCACTTTACCTGGATACCCATACCAGAGCCACAACCTGACCCCAATCGCCCCTACACCTCTCAACAGTAGCTCCTCCAACTCACTGAAGAGGAAAGCCTTCTACATGACAGGCCAAGGAGACATAGACCCCTCTTATGGTAACTTTGGCTACAGCCAGGCTCGGAGCTCAGCTGAGAGCCCCATGTACAGGgtagcagacagcagcagcgCAAATGGAGGCTCCAACAGTGTCAGCGGCGGTGGATTTGACAGGAGTGCTGAAAAGTCGTCTTTACCTTTTAATCCTCAGAAGCAGTCCACAATGCcgtcagagcagcagcagaggaagtaCAGCAGCCAGGCAACAGGTGGGCCACTGACTCCACCAGCCTACGTCTCCTCCACCCTAGGGGGTTCCCGCTCAGCAGACTCACTTGCCAGCTTCACCTCCCCCTCCCTCAGTGAGCAAGGTGCTGATGATCACCGTCTCCACCTCTCCCACTCAGCGCCAGGGCCtacctcctcttcatcctcttcctcctcccggCCTGCTGAAGAGCAGCTAAAAACCAGTGACCCTCACCTCTTAGACATGGTTACCTCTGAAATCGTTCAGCAGGGCCCCCCAGTGGATTGGAGTGACATTGCAGGCCTAGAACTGGCCAAAGCAACCCTGAAGGAGGAGGTCCTGTGGCCCATCCTGCGCCTGGACATGTTCAGCAGTTTAGGACCCGCCCCACgctgtgtgttgctgtttggCCCCAGGGGCAGTGGCAGGACGTTGCTTGGTCGTTGCCTGGCCAGCCAGCTGGGGGCACCATTCCTCCAGCTCAGCGGCTCCACTTTGGCCACCAAGTGGCTGGCAGACGGAGAAAAAATTATCAGAGCATCTTTCCTGGTGGCTCGCTGCCGTCAGCCATCAGTACTCTTCATTAGTGAGGTGGACATGCTGCTGTCAGCTCACCTCAGTGAAGAGAGTCCCATCAACCGGCTCAAGGGGGAGCTACTCGCCCAGTTGGACTCGCTTCTAATGGGCTCGGGCGAGGACGGAGGCAACCAAGTGTTGGTGGTTTGCTCCACAAGCAGACCCCAGGACATGGACGAAGGGCTGCGCAGGTACTTTGCTCGGAGGGTCCTGGTGCCCCTGCCGGACAGTTCAGCCCGACACCAGATCGTGAACCAGCTCCTGGCCCAATCTCAGCACAAATACTGCTTGAGCGAGGAGGAGCTGGCGCTGCTGGTCCAGCGTACCGAGGGTTTCTCCGGACTGGACCTGGCCAGACTCTGCCAGGAGGCCCTTGTAGGTCTGTTACATGTCTCTGCACAGGGCATGGACATGACGGGTATGATGCCCAGGGGACAGATCAGGCCCCTCACTTACCAGGACTTTGAGAGTGTCTTTTGTAAATTCCAGGCCAGTATATCGCAGAAGGAGATTGACACGTACACTGAGTGGAACAAAATGTTCGGCTGCAGCCAGTGA